A window from Canis lupus baileyi chromosome 4, mCanLup2.hap1, whole genome shotgun sequence encodes these proteins:
- the SPINK9 gene encoding serine protease inhibitor Kazal-type 9: MKVTAFALLLTLALTTIFNVDCTSRSKQVDCSKFKKLPPGEERICYEIYAPICGSDGKTYENDCFFCSQVQKTDNKLKFVHFGKC, translated from the exons ATGAAAGTGACAGCCTTTGCCCTGCTCTTGACTCTGGCACTTACAACCATCTTCA ATGTAGACTGTACCTCACGCTCTAAACAG GTTGATtgcagtaaatttaaaaagttaccaccaggagaagagagaatttgTTATGAAATATATGCACCAATTTGTGGATCTGATGGCAAAACTTATGAAAATGATTGCTTCTTTTGTTCTCAAGTTCA AAAAACTGACAACAAACTTAAATTTGTACATTTTGGAAAGTGTTGA
- the SPINK7 gene encoding serine protease inhibitor Kazal-type 7, producing the protein MTPFLGYGSQSWCDSPESLCIIAISTMKVTGGLLLLCAATHFFSSSEAASLPLTTVDCSIYKKYPVVAIPCPITYLPVCGSDYITYGNECHLCIENLKSNGKVQFLHEGSC; encoded by the exons ATGACCCCTTTCCTAGGATATGGTTCACAAAGCTGGTGTGACAGCCCTGAGAGCCTCTGTATCATAGCCATCTCCACCATGAAGGTCACTGGGGGGCTTCTTCTGCTCTGCGCAGCAACTCATTTCTTCAGCAGCTCAG AAGCTGCTAGTCTGCCTTTAACCACA GTGGACTGCAGTATTTACAAGAAGTACCCAGTGGTGGCCATCCCCTGCCCCATCACATACCTGCCTGTTTGTGGTTCTGACTACATTACCTATGGGAATGAATGTCACCTGTGCATTGAGAACTT GAAAAGTAATGGAAAAGTCCAGTTTCTTCATGAAGGAAGCTGTTAA